In the genome of Flavobacterium panacagri, one region contains:
- a CDS encoding methylated-DNA--[protein]-cysteine S-methyltransferase, with amino-acid sequence METVYINSPLGITKIIGDENGIAVISVSDVGTNEVSQTIPEVLQKAVLQLNEYFEGKRTDFELKLNPQGTEFQQKVWKSLLEIPYGKTVSYMDQTKKLGDVKAIRAVASANGKNPLWIVVPCHRVIGTNGSLTGYAGGLSRKKWLLEHECPSPQQSLF; translated from the coding sequence ATGGAAACAGTTTATATCAACTCCCCTTTAGGAATCACCAAAATTATTGGAGATGAAAATGGTATTGCCGTAATTTCAGTTTCTGATGTTGGTACAAACGAAGTTTCTCAGACTATTCCCGAAGTTTTACAAAAAGCAGTTTTGCAGTTAAATGAATATTTCGAAGGCAAAAGAACCGATTTTGAGCTCAAACTAAATCCGCAGGGAACCGAATTCCAGCAGAAAGTCTGGAAATCCTTATTAGAAATCCCATACGGAAAAACGGTTAGCTACATGGATCAGACCAAAAAACTGGGCGATGTTAAAGCCATTCGTGCAGTAGCTTCGGCAAATGGAAAAAATCCGCTTTGGATTGTAGTTCCTTGCCACAGAGTTATCGGAACAAACGGATCACTAACAGGATATGCAGGCGGATTGTCCCGCAAGAAATGGCTTTTGGAACATGAATGCCCATCTCCACAGCAAAGTTTATTTTAG
- a CDS encoding 3'-5' exonuclease: MIEKINLNNILFLDIETVPEEENFNSLDAEMQTLWDLKTQYQRKDEFSPEEFYERAGIWAEFGKIICISVGFFTIKGDIRNFRVTSFFGEEKKILKDFSNLINNHFNQPQHLLCGHNSKEFDIPFIARRMIINQMPIPDKLNLFGKKPWEIPHLDTLELWKFGDYKHFTSLKLLTKILGVPSPKGDIDGSQVGHVYYVEKDIDRIITYCEKDTIAVAQVFLRLRREDLLIDEEIIHV; this comes from the coding sequence ATGATTGAAAAAATAAATCTCAACAACATTCTCTTTCTTGATATAGAAACCGTTCCAGAAGAAGAAAATTTCAATTCGCTTGACGCGGAAATGCAGACGCTTTGGGATTTGAAAACACAATACCAGCGAAAAGATGAATTCTCCCCAGAAGAATTTTACGAACGTGCCGGTATTTGGGCTGAATTTGGGAAAATCATCTGTATCTCTGTTGGATTTTTTACAATCAAGGGAGACATTCGAAACTTTAGAGTTACTTCTTTTTTCGGGGAAGAAAAGAAAATTCTAAAAGACTTTTCTAATCTGATCAACAATCATTTTAACCAGCCACAGCATTTGTTATGCGGACACAATTCAAAAGAGTTTGATATTCCGTTTATAGCCAGAAGAATGATTATTAACCAAATGCCGATTCCAGATAAACTAAATCTTTTTGGAAAGAAACCTTGGGAGATTCCTCATCTGGATACTTTAGAACTTTGGAAGTTTGGCGATTATAAACATTTTACTTCTCTAAAACTGCTTACCAAGATTCTTGGCGTACCATCGCCAAAAGGCGATATCGACGGAAGTCAGGTGGGTCATGTGTATTATGTCGAAAAAGATATTGATCGAATTATAACCTATTGCGAAAAAGATACTATCGCTGTAGCTCAGGTTTTTCTTCGCTTAAGAAGAGAAGATTTACTAATTGATGAGGAAATTATTCACGTTTAG
- a CDS encoding winged helix DNA-binding domain-containing protein, with the protein MIHSEISHHRLVAQKLFKTTSCTPQEVVRHFGAMQAQDYAMAKWAIGSRCDASEKEIEEAVNSGKIIRTHILRPTWHFVAADDIYWMLELSAPQVKRLFATMAKQHGFDQKKFDQVNATIEKLLSGNNHLTREEIMKELNIQKKAGDLSPVIIMMNAELDGLVCNGRMKGKQITYALLEERVERPKTKLTKEEGVAKLAQRYFESHGPATLLDFSWWSGFSPTICKSAIDAIELHLNRITIDNQMFWFGKNYKKENPFRESIHFLPAFDEILISYKTREVSFSGNHQSKTFTNNGIFKPIILENGKVIGIWKRTIKKDHIKIETEFFNETESSKKQVLFEGIKAFQNYMGTKIVIE; encoded by the coding sequence ATGATTCATTCTGAAATTTCACATCATCGTCTGGTTGCTCAAAAATTGTTTAAGACTACTTCATGTACACCGCAGGAAGTTGTTCGCCATTTTGGTGCCATGCAGGCACAAGATTATGCTATGGCAAAATGGGCGATTGGATCACGATGTGATGCTTCTGAAAAAGAAATTGAAGAAGCTGTCAATTCTGGAAAAATCATCAGAACTCATATACTCCGCCCAACCTGGCATTTTGTTGCTGCTGATGATATTTATTGGATGCTGGAACTTTCCGCGCCACAAGTAAAGCGTCTCTTTGCTACAATGGCCAAACAGCATGGTTTTGATCAAAAGAAATTTGATCAAGTCAATGCAACTATAGAAAAACTTTTATCGGGAAATAACCATTTAACACGAGAGGAAATCATGAAGGAACTTAACATTCAAAAAAAAGCTGGCGATTTATCACCCGTTATTATAATGATGAATGCCGAGTTAGACGGTTTGGTGTGCAACGGAAGAATGAAAGGCAAACAAATTACCTATGCTCTACTTGAAGAACGTGTCGAAAGGCCAAAAACGAAACTGACAAAAGAGGAAGGTGTTGCCAAACTTGCTCAGCGCTATTTTGAAAGTCACGGCCCGGCAACTTTGCTCGATTTTTCGTGGTGGTCTGGTTTTTCTCCGACAATTTGCAAGTCAGCTATTGATGCAATTGAGTTGCATTTAAACCGTATTACTATTGATAATCAGATGTTTTGGTTCGGAAAAAATTATAAAAAAGAGAATCCCTTTCGTGAAAGCATTCATTTTCTTCCTGCTTTCGATGAGATATTAATTTCGTACAAAACACGAGAAGTTTCCTTTTCAGGAAATCATCAATCCAAAACTTTTACCAATAATGGTATTTTTAAACCGATCATTTTAGAAAACGGAAAAGTAATTGGAATATGGAAAAGAACCATTAAAAAAGATCACATCAAAATTGAAACGGAGTTTTTTAATGAGACCGAAAGTTCTAAAAAACAAGTTTTGTTTGAAGGAATTAAAGCTTTTCAAAATTATATGGGAACTAAAATTGTGATTGAATAG
- a CDS encoding nucleoside recognition domain-containing protein, translating into MVLSRFWLVIFISSIIFIVASLFTANTYTIDSVLNGKKDDPILVSEKYIEELPAFIKDSIQKAPDQTMIVNRDTLNADTTYVYKNKTVKIFSGFQKSDGLLPTCKSTLVDLILPLIAYLAFFCGLMELLIISGASGNLAKALSPVFVKVFPSIPKNHPSISYMTLNFAANFLGLDSAATPFGLKAMESLQEINPDKDKASDAQIMFMCLHASGLTLIATSIIGYRAAANASNPADVMLPCIITSFIGTIAAFLIVGIKQKINFKSASLLIGLMGLIAAIVGLLMYVNHLDLIGKNYFTSNLSGLILLTIIVFTLIFSFRHEQKFKDANTTVFDTFVVGANNGVKTGVTIFPYVLGMLVAISLFRNSGLFEIISDGIGFVFSNMGVSKEITNALPVAMLRPFSSAGSRGFLIDSMNTFGADSLTARLSSIFQCSAESTFYVIAVYFGSVNIKNTRYALGTMLLVDLICVITAIFVATWFF; encoded by the coding sequence ATGGTATTGAGCAGATTTTGGTTAGTTATTTTTATTTCTTCGATTATTTTCATTGTAGCCAGTTTATTTACTGCCAATACATATACTATTGATTCTGTTTTAAATGGAAAAAAAGACGATCCTATTTTAGTTTCAGAAAAGTACATCGAAGAACTTCCTGCTTTTATCAAAGACAGCATTCAAAAAGCGCCAGACCAAACCATGATCGTTAATCGTGATACGCTAAATGCCGACACGACTTACGTTTATAAAAATAAAACCGTAAAAATTTTCAGTGGCTTTCAAAAATCTGATGGTTTACTGCCAACTTGTAAAAGTACTTTAGTCGATTTGATTTTACCGCTTATTGCCTATTTGGCCTTTTTCTGCGGATTAATGGAACTTTTAATTATTTCTGGAGCATCTGGAAATCTGGCAAAGGCTTTAAGTCCGGTTTTCGTAAAAGTTTTTCCAAGTATTCCTAAAAATCACCCTTCGATATCGTACATGACTTTAAACTTTGCTGCTAATTTCTTGGGATTAGATTCGGCTGCGACTCCATTTGGACTTAAGGCCATGGAAAGTTTACAGGAAATAAATCCAGATAAAGACAAAGCCAGTGATGCACAGATTATGTTTATGTGTCTTCATGCTTCGGGATTAACCTTAATTGCTACTTCAATTATCGGTTATCGCGCTGCTGCAAATGCCAGTAATCCAGCCGATGTAATGCTTCCATGTATTATCACTTCATTCATTGGTACAATCGCTGCGTTCTTAATTGTGGGTATCAAACAGAAAATCAACTTTAAAAGTGCTTCACTTCTTATTGGGTTAATGGGTTTAATTGCTGCTATTGTTGGTTTATTGATGTATGTTAATCATTTGGATTTAATTGGAAAAAACTATTTTACTTCTAATCTTTCAGGATTGATATTATTGACGATCATCGTTTTCACGTTGATTTTTTCTTTCAGACATGAACAAAAGTTCAAAGATGCCAATACAACCGTTTTTGACACTTTTGTAGTCGGAGCAAACAATGGAGTAAAAACAGGAGTTACGATTTTCCCTTATGTTTTAGGGATGTTAGTTGCAATTTCCTTATTCAGAAACAGCGGTTTATTTGAAATTATCAGCGACGGAATCGGATTTGTATTTTCAAATATGGGTGTAAGTAAAGAAATTACTAATGCGTTGCCTGTTGCGATGCTTCGTCCGTTTAGTTCTGCAGGCTCTCGCGGATTCTTAATTGATTCGATGAATACCTTTGGTGCCGATTCTTTAACGGCTAGATTGAGCAGTATTTTTCAATGCAGCGCCGAAAGTACATTTTACGTAATTGCAGTTTATTTTGGGTCTGTAAACATAAAAAACACACGTTACGCTTTGGGTACAATGCTTTTGGTTGATTTGATTTGCGTGATTACGGCTATTTTTGTGGCGACTTGGTTTTTTTAA
- a CDS encoding fumarate hydratase codes for MIDFIYQDPYPILKDDTQYRKITSDFVKVEQFGEREVLTVDPKGLELLAEEALTDVSFMLRTTHLQKLRKILDDPEATDNDRFVAYNLLQNASVAAEGQLPSCQDTGTAIVMAKKGESIFTGVDDAEWLSRGIFNTYQKRNLRYSQIVPISMFEEKNSGSNLPAQIDIYAKKGTSYDFLFMAKGGGSANKTYLYQQTKSLLNEKSLDEFIRTKIKDLGTSACPPYHLALVIGGTSAEANLSAVKKASAGYYDHLPTTGNMAGQAFRDHEWEERVQKICQESAIGAQFGGKYFTHDVRVIRLPRHAASCPVGLGVSCSADRNIKGKITKEGIFVEQLEVNPKQFLPETAPHLEAPVEIDLDQPMADILAKLSQYPVKTRLKLNGTVIVARDIAHAKIKELLDAGKPMPDYFKNHPVYYAGPAKTPDGMASGSFGPTTAGRMDVYVDEFQKNGGSMIMLAKGNRTKQVTDACNKYGGFYLGSIGGPAAILAQDNILKVEVVDFEELGMEAVRKITVKDFPAFIITDDKGNDFFANL; via the coding sequence ATGATTGATTTTATATACCAAGATCCTTATCCGATCTTAAAGGACGATACGCAGTATCGCAAAATCACCTCAGATTTTGTGAAAGTGGAGCAATTTGGAGAACGTGAAGTTTTAACTGTTGATCCAAAAGGTTTAGAATTATTAGCTGAAGAAGCTTTAACTGATGTTTCGTTTATGTTGCGAACGACACATTTGCAAAAACTAAGAAAAATTCTAGACGATCCAGAAGCTACAGACAACGATCGTTTTGTTGCTTACAATTTACTTCAAAATGCTTCAGTAGCAGCCGAAGGTCAGTTACCGAGTTGTCAGGATACAGGAACAGCTATTGTAATGGCTAAAAAAGGAGAAAGCATCTTTACTGGTGTTGATGATGCTGAATGGTTGAGCCGAGGAATTTTTAATACATACCAAAAAAGAAACTTACGTTATTCGCAGATTGTTCCGATTTCGATGTTTGAAGAAAAGAATTCAGGTTCAAATCTTCCAGCTCAAATCGACATTTATGCTAAAAAAGGAACTTCTTATGACTTTTTGTTTATGGCAAAAGGCGGAGGATCTGCTAACAAAACATACTTATACCAACAAACAAAATCTTTGTTGAATGAAAAATCATTAGATGAATTCATTCGCACCAAAATTAAAGATTTAGGAACTTCTGCTTGTCCTCCATACCACTTAGCTTTAGTAATAGGTGGAACTTCTGCTGAAGCGAACTTAAGTGCTGTTAAAAAAGCTTCTGCAGGATATTATGATCATCTTCCAACTACTGGAAACATGGCTGGTCAGGCTTTTCGTGATCACGAATGGGAAGAACGTGTTCAGAAAATCTGTCAGGAAAGTGCTATCGGAGCACAGTTTGGTGGAAAATACTTCACACATGACGTTCGTGTAATTCGTTTACCACGTCACGCGGCTTCTTGTCCAGTTGGATTAGGCGTTTCTTGTTCTGCGGATAGAAATATCAAAGGAAAAATTACTAAAGAAGGAATCTTTGTTGAGCAGTTGGAAGTAAATCCAAAACAGTTTTTACCAGAAACAGCGCCGCATTTAGAAGCTCCTGTAGAAATTGATTTAGATCAGCCAATGGCAGATATTTTAGCTAAATTATCTCAATATCCAGTTAAAACACGTTTAAAATTAAACGGAACTGTAATTGTTGCCCGAGATATTGCTCACGCCAAAATCAAAGAATTATTAGACGCTGGAAAACCAATGCCTGATTATTTCAAAAATCACCCCGTTTATTATGCTGGTCCTGCTAAAACACCAGACGGAATGGCTTCTGGAAGTTTTGGCCCAACTACTGCCGGCCGTATGGATGTTTATGTAGATGAATTCCAGAAAAATGGTGGAAGTATGATTATGCTTGCAAAAGGAAATCGTACCAAACAAGTTACGGATGCCTGCAACAAATACGGCGGATTCTATTTAGGTTCTATTGGAGGTCCTGCAGCTATTTTGGCTCAAGACAACATTCTTAAAGTGGAAGTAGTTGATTTTGAAGAATTAGGAATGGAAGCCGTTCGTAAAATTACTGTGAAAGATTTCCCTGCGTTTATTATTACAGATGATAAAGGAAATGATTTCTTTGCTAATTTATAA
- a CDS encoding PAS domain-containing protein, with the protein MKDTNSDDLLQRNTVPILSWDFHYEYVKELKDLTADLEKVDQISTQFTWDEKKLNIKERIKEEVVVVTDLDLKIVFVSSGIKKMTGYKAEEILGKTPKMFQGPTTSKKTLKEIREALAKKIPFKKTLDNYRKNGKTYKCKIDASPVYNLKGEVSHFIAFEKQDLSA; encoded by the coding sequence ATGAAAGATACAAACTCTGACGATTTATTGCAACGAAATACTGTTCCGATTCTTTCTTGGGATTTTCATTATGAATATGTAAAAGAATTAAAAGATTTAACTGCTGATTTGGAAAAGGTGGATCAGATTTCTACTCAATTTACCTGGGATGAAAAAAAGCTGAATATCAAAGAAAGAATCAAAGAAGAAGTTGTTGTGGTAACTGATTTAGATTTGAAAATTGTTTTCGTTTCGAGTGGTATCAAAAAAATGACGGGTTACAAAGCAGAAGAAATTTTAGGCAAAACACCAAAGATGTTTCAAGGACCTACTACTTCAAAAAAGACTTTGAAAGAAATCAGAGAAGCTTTGGCGAAGAAAATTCCATTTAAAAAAACACTGGATAACTACAGAAAAAATGGGAAAACATATAAATGTAAAATTGATGCTTCGCCAGTTTATAACCTAAAAGGAGAAGTTTCCCATTTTATAGCTTTTGAAAAGCAGGATTTAAGTGCTTGA
- the dinB gene encoding DNA polymerase IV, with the protein MSETPTYRKIIHIDMDAFYASVEQMDNPELRGKPVAVGGSENRGVVSAASYEARKFGVRSAISGVLAKKYCPDIIFVRPRFDRYKEISSKIHKIFHEYTDLVEPLSLDEAYLDVTQNKKGNPSASLLAQEIRSRILSEVGLTASAGISINKFVAKIASDYNKPNGQKTVNPDEIEAFLEELPIRKFYGVGKVTTEKMYQLGIFTGTDLKSKSLEFLEKHFGKSGVFYYNVVRGIHNSEVKSSRITKSVAAEHTFDVNLSSEIFMMEQLERIAVSLEKRLKRHNISGKTITLKIKYSDFSQQTRSKTLPYFISDKSLIMENVEELLYQEKMKDSVRLLGISLSNLNTEEKKAVVVQLKFMF; encoded by the coding sequence ATGTCTGAAACACCAACATATCGCAAAATCATTCACATTGATATGGATGCTTTTTACGCATCGGTAGAGCAGATGGATAATCCGGAATTAAGAGGAAAACCGGTTGCTGTTGGTGGTTCAGAAAATAGAGGAGTGGTTTCGGCAGCAAGTTATGAAGCTAGAAAATTTGGTGTTAGAAGTGCGATCAGCGGGGTTTTGGCTAAAAAATACTGTCCAGATATCATCTTTGTCCGCCCAAGATTTGACCGTTATAAAGAGATTTCATCTAAAATTCATAAAATCTTCCATGAATATACTGATCTGGTTGAACCTCTTTCGCTTGATGAAGCGTATTTGGATGTTACCCAAAATAAAAAAGGAAATCCAAGCGCAAGTCTTCTAGCTCAAGAAATTAGATCAAGAATTCTCAGTGAAGTTGGTTTGACAGCTTCTGCGGGTATTTCAATTAATAAATTTGTTGCCAAGATTGCCAGCGATTATAATAAACCAAACGGACAAAAAACAGTAAATCCAGATGAAATCGAAGCTTTTTTGGAAGAGCTGCCTATTCGTAAATTTTATGGAGTAGGAAAAGTGACAACCGAAAAAATGTATCAGCTTGGAATTTTTACGGGAACTGATTTGAAAAGTAAATCATTAGAATTTCTGGAAAAACACTTCGGGAAATCGGGAGTTTTTTATTACAATGTCGTTCGTGGCATTCATAATAGTGAAGTAAAATCGTCTCGAATTACCAAATCTGTAGCAGCAGAACATACTTTTGATGTTAATCTTTCTTCAGAGATTTTTATGATGGAACAGTTGGAAAGAATTGCAGTTTCATTGGAAAAACGGCTCAAAAGACACAATATTTCAGGTAAAACAATTACTTTGAAGATTAAGTACAGCGATTTTTCACAACAAACCAGAAGTAAAACCCTGCCGTATTTTATTTCGGATAAAAGCTTGATTATGGAAAACGTGGAAGAATTGTTATATCAGGAAAAAATGAAAGATTCGGTTCGTTTGCTCGGAATTTCTTTAAGTAATTTAAATACGGAAGAAAAAAAGGCTGTAGTTGTGCAACTAAAATTTATGTTTTAG
- a CDS encoding metallophosphoesterase family protein has protein sequence MRTFVIGDIHGGLLALEQVIQRAKVTTEDTLIFLGDYVDGWSQSVEVIDYLIDLKSKQNCVFIRGNHDQLALDWLEERHDDFDEEMWYKHGGKATVEGYAKISADKKRTHIEFLENLQDYYLDDQNRLFVHAGFTNLNGVKWEYFSKLFYWDRTLWETALSLDPKLKEDDVNYPKRFTVYKEVYIGHTPVTRIGQTIPVNRACVWNVDTGAAFRGPLTILDINTKEYWQSEPLNELYFNEKGRN, from the coding sequence ATGCGAACATTTGTTATAGGTGACATTCACGGCGGATTACTTGCACTTGAACAAGTGATTCAAAGAGCTAAAGTTACCACAGAAGATACACTAATTTTTTTGGGCGATTATGTAGACGGCTGGAGTCAGTCTGTGGAAGTAATCGACTATTTGATTGATTTAAAAAGCAAACAAAACTGTGTTTTTATTAGAGGAAACCATGATCAGCTGGCGTTGGACTGGCTAGAAGAAAGACACGATGATTTTGACGAAGAAATGTGGTACAAACATGGCGGAAAAGCTACTGTTGAAGGTTACGCAAAAATTTCAGCAGATAAAAAGAGAACACATATTGAATTTCTAGAAAATCTTCAAGACTATTATCTTGACGATCAAAACCGTTTGTTTGTTCATGCCGGATTTACCAATTTAAACGGCGTAAAATGGGAATATTTTTCTAAGCTTTTTTACTGGGACAGAACGCTTTGGGAAACTGCCCTTTCGTTAGATCCAAAATTAAAAGAGGATGATGTAAACTATCCGAAGAGATTTACCGTTTATAAAGAAGTTTACATTGGACATACCCCAGTAACACGAATTGGACAAACAATTCCGGTAAACAGAGCCTGTGTTTGGAATGTCGATACGGGCGCAGCATTTAGAGGTCCGCTTACGATTTTGGATATCAATACCAAGGAATACTGGCAGAGCGAGCCCTTAAACGAATTGTATTTTAACGAAAAGGGTAGGAATTAA
- a CDS encoding DUF6646 family protein has product MKKVITLLFLVSFGFINAQQAFSGKGDIKVNVGANLQDGGSGIQGSVDFGLGENFSFGFVANYILGFDNFNGFYNGSTNTYYNAEPDFGDRFDAKARINANLSSVIGVQQLDVYPGLSLGLHNFGGHVGGRYFFTEGFGVFTEIGFPIAKYGSNNDPFYHLNNQATFSLGASFNL; this is encoded by the coding sequence ATGAAAAAGGTTATTACACTCTTGTTTTTAGTTTCATTCGGATTTATTAATGCGCAGCAAGCGTTTAGCGGTAAAGGCGATATTAAAGTAAACGTTGGTGCTAATTTACAAGATGGTGGTTCTGGAATTCAGGGATCTGTTGATTTTGGTTTAGGAGAAAACTTCTCTTTTGGTTTTGTTGCGAACTACATATTAGGATTTGACAATTTTAACGGTTTTTATAACGGCAGCACGAATACTTATTACAACGCAGAACCAGATTTCGGCGATCGCTTTGATGCAAAAGCAAGAATCAATGCCAACTTATCTAGTGTAATTGGTGTGCAGCAGTTAGACGTTTATCCTGGATTAAGCTTAGGTTTACATAACTTTGGCGGACATGTTGGTGGTCGTTATTTCTTTACCGAAGGATTTGGTGTTTTCACAGAAATTGGGTTTCCAATTGCAAAATATGGTTCAAACAATGATCCTTTCTATCATTTGAATAATCAAGCTACTTTTAGTTTAGGAGCTTCTTTTAATTTATAA
- a CDS encoding CoA transferase subunit B: MLTKEDIAKRIAKEVKDRYFVNLGIGIPTLVANYVREDIAVEFQSENGVLGMGPFPFEGEEDADIINAGKQTITTLPGASFFDSAFSFGMIRSQKVDLTILGAMEVSENGDIANWKIPGKMVKGMGGAMDLVASAENIIVAMMHVNKAGESKILKRCTLPLTGVGCVKKVVTELAVLEVTEKGFKLLERAPGISVEHIIASTEADLIIEGEIPEMVI, from the coding sequence ATGTTAACAAAAGAAGATATAGCAAAACGAATTGCAAAGGAAGTTAAAGACCGATATTTTGTGAATCTGGGTATTGGAATTCCAACATTGGTGGCCAATTATGTTAGAGAAGATATTGCAGTTGAATTTCAAAGTGAAAACGGCGTTCTCGGAATGGGGCCTTTTCCGTTTGAAGGAGAAGAAGACGCCGATATTATTAATGCAGGAAAACAAACTATAACAACATTGCCGGGAGCAAGTTTCTTTGATTCGGCGTTTAGTTTTGGAATGATCCGAAGCCAAAAAGTAGATTTGACGATTCTAGGCGCAATGGAAGTTTCTGAAAATGGCGATATCGCCAACTGGAAAATTCCAGGTAAAATGGTAAAAGGAATGGGAGGCGCAATGGATTTAGTAGCTTCCGCTGAAAATATAATCGTTGCCATGATGCATGTAAACAAAGCAGGAGAGTCCAAAATCTTAAAAAGATGTACTTTGCCATTAACGGGCGTAGGATGCGTTAAAAAAGTCGTAACAGAGCTTGCGGTTCTCGAAGTAACAGAAAAAGGTTTTAAGCTCTTAGAACGAGCGCCAGGTATCTCAGTCGAGCACATCATCGCTTCAACCGAAGCTGATTTGATTATTGAAGGAGAAATTCCTGAGATGGTAATCTAG
- the bla gene encoding class A beta-lactamase, subclass A2, whose amino-acid sequence MIKNLFCCLMLSFISLKSAAQTNELRQELKQIIANKNATVGVSIKNIEDKDTLSINGNLKMPLMSVFKFHIALAVLNKVDEGKLSLTQDIFIKKKDLHENTWSPMMEDYPNGNVNLTLDKLLRYTVSHSDNNGCDILINLVGGTKEVQKFINKQGIKDFVIKVNEEQMKTWEKLYINTTTPLATTELLEKFYKGEILKETTTKYLYQIMIETSRGLTWMKAGLPEGTELAHRTGISGTNDHNLRVAMNDVGIVKLPSEKHLIVSVYLKEITEKREDTEKIIADITKATWNYFAKKN is encoded by the coding sequence ATGATAAAAAACCTTTTTTGTTGCTTAATGCTTTCTTTTATTTCATTGAAAAGTGCTGCTCAAACAAATGAACTTCGTCAAGAACTCAAACAGATTATTGCGAATAAAAATGCTACTGTTGGAGTTTCAATAAAAAACATTGAAGATAAAGATACTTTAAGCATTAATGGAAATTTGAAAATGCCTTTAATGAGTGTTTTTAAATTTCATATTGCACTGGCTGTTTTAAATAAAGTGGATGAAGGAAAGCTTTCGTTAACTCAGGATATCTTCATAAAAAAGAAAGATTTACATGAAAATACTTGGAGTCCGATGATGGAAGATTATCCAAACGGAAATGTAAATCTGACTTTAGACAAATTACTTAGATATACCGTTTCGCACAGTGATAATAACGGATGCGATATTTTAATTAATTTGGTTGGAGGAACTAAAGAAGTTCAGAAATTTATAAATAAGCAGGGAATCAAAGACTTTGTCATTAAAGTGAATGAAGAACAGATGAAAACTTGGGAAAAACTTTATATAAATACAACAACTCCTTTGGCAACAACAGAATTGCTGGAGAAATTCTATAAAGGAGAGATTCTGAAAGAAACAACAACAAAGTATTTGTATCAAATCATGATAGAAACTTCAAGAGGATTAACGTGGATGAAAGCAGGACTTCCTGAAGGAACAGAATTAGCGCATAGAACTGGAATTTCAGGTACAAATGATCATAATTTGAGAGTTGCTATGAACGATGTTGGTATTGTAAAACTTCCAAGTGAAAAACATCTCATTGTTTCTGTTTATTTAAAAGAAATTACAGAAAAGAGAGAAGACACAGAGAAAATAATCGCAGATATAACCAAGGCAACTTGGAATTATTTTGCAAAAAAGAATTAG
- a CDS encoding CoA transferase subunit A, whose amino-acid sequence MITKKVNNVQDAINGIESGMTIMFGGFGLCGIPENTIAALVNTSISDLTCISNNAGVDDFGLGLLLQKKQIKKMISSYVGENAEFERQMLSGELEVELTPQGTLAERCRAAQAGIPAFFTPAGYGTEVAEGKEAREFNGKMHIMEEAFKADFAIVKAWKGDEAGNLIFKGTARNFNACMAGAGKITIAEVEELVPVGSLDPNQIHIPGIMVQRIFQGEKFEKRIEQRTVRKKV is encoded by the coding sequence ATGATAACAAAAAAAGTAAATAACGTTCAGGATGCTATTAACGGAATTGAAAGTGGCATGACCATCATGTTTGGCGGTTTCGGATTGTGTGGTATTCCTGAAAATACAATTGCAGCTTTAGTAAATACCTCTATTTCTGATTTGACTTGTATTTCAAACAATGCAGGTGTTGATGATTTCGGATTAGGATTATTATTGCAAAAGAAGCAGATTAAGAAAATGATTTCTTCTTATGTGGGAGAAAATGCAGAATTTGAGCGTCAAATGCTTTCAGGAGAATTAGAAGTTGAGTTGACTCCACAAGGAACTTTAGCAGAACGCTGTCGTGCGGCACAGGCAGGAATTCCAGCTTTCTTTACGCCGGCAGGTTACGGAACTGAAGTTGCCGAAGGAAAAGAAGCTCGAGAATTCAACGGGAAAATGCATATCATGGAAGAAGCCTTCAAAGCAGATTTTGCTATTGTAAAAGCTTGGAAAGGTGATGAAGCAGGAAATTTAATCTTCAAAGGAACTGCCAGAAACTTTAATGCTTGTATGGCGGGCGCAGGAAAAATTACCATTGCTGAAGTTGAAGAATTAGTTCCAGTAGGTTCATTAGATCCAAATCAAATTCATATTCCGGGAATTATGGTACAGCGTATCTTTCAGGGAGAGAAATTTGAAAAGAGAATTGAACAGCGAACAGTTAGAAAAAAGGTATAA